The following are from one region of the Gryllotalpicola protaetiae genome:
- a CDS encoding SDR family NAD(P)-dependent oxidoreductase gives MSERITTPFGPQSTADEVIAGVDLSDRRAIVTGGAGGLGRETARALASAGADVTIAARRLDAAAEAATEITETTGNPAVHAARLDLADPASVAEFVAGWSGPLHILVDNAGIMATPEQRTPEGHELQFATNHLGHFALTVGLHGALAAAGGARVVVLSSVGHTNGPVRFDDLDFTAEPYDPWLAYAQSKTANILFAVEAAKRWAAEGITVNALNPGRIWGTNLGRHIDTPPQTFDPSGKTGVSEKNIAQGAATSVLLAASPLVEDVTGRYFEDCQEAEPFTPGIRRGVAAYALDADNARRLWDLSSRLTGIGA, from the coding sequence ATGTCCGAACGCATCACCACACCCTTCGGCCCGCAATCGACCGCCGACGAGGTCATCGCGGGGGTCGACCTCTCCGATCGCCGCGCGATCGTCACGGGCGGCGCCGGCGGCCTCGGCCGCGAGACCGCGCGCGCACTGGCGTCGGCCGGGGCCGACGTGACCATCGCAGCGCGGCGGCTGGACGCCGCCGCAGAGGCGGCGACAGAGATCACCGAGACCACCGGGAACCCGGCCGTGCACGCGGCCCGTCTGGATCTCGCCGATCCCGCCTCCGTCGCCGAGTTCGTCGCCGGGTGGTCCGGCCCGCTGCACATCCTGGTCGACAACGCCGGCATCATGGCGACGCCCGAGCAGCGCACGCCCGAGGGTCACGAACTGCAGTTCGCCACCAACCACCTCGGCCACTTTGCGCTGACCGTCGGTCTGCACGGCGCCCTCGCCGCGGCGGGCGGCGCGCGGGTGGTCGTGCTCAGCTCGGTGGGCCACACCAACGGACCCGTCCGCTTCGACGACCTCGACTTCACCGCCGAGCCCTACGACCCCTGGCTCGCGTACGCCCAGTCGAAGACGGCCAACATCCTCTTTGCCGTCGAAGCAGCCAAGCGCTGGGCCGCCGAGGGCATCACCGTGAACGCGCTCAACCCGGGTCGCATCTGGGGCACGAACCTGGGCCGCCACATCGACACGCCCCCGCAGACCTTCGACCCATCGGGCAAGACCGGAGTATCGGAGAAGAACATCGCCCAGGGCGCAGCCACCTCGGTCCTGCTCGCGGCGTCGCCGCTCGTCGAGGACGTCACCGGACGCTACTTCGAGGACTGCCAGGAAGCCGAGCCGTTCACCCCCGGCATCCGCCGCGGCGTCGCCGCCTACGCCCTCGACGCCGACAACGCCCGCCGGCTGTGGGACCTCTCGAGTCGGCTCACCGGAATCGGAGCATAA
- a CDS encoding dihydrolipoyl dehydrogenase family protein: MTTTYDLIVIGGGAVGENVADRAVQGGLSTVIVEAELVGGECSYWACMPSKALLRGGGVLDVAQRTPGVREMLSGSIDVPQVLKRRNSVTSNWKDDGQLKWLDSAHIDLVRGHAVFTGPKALRVTAADGTVTELTANHAIAVSTGSLPLIPDTPGLAEAEPWASREATSAQEVPSSLAIIGGGVVAAEMATAYTSLGASVTLIARGKLLANQEPFAGEKVADALTKAGADVRLGTSVERVETADSGEGHTLLLSDGTAITAEKILVATGRVPRSGDLGLEAIGLPTGGWLKTDDSLRVLDADGAPIDWLYAAGDITGRALLTHQGKYQARIAGDAIAARALGRPVDTSPWGVHSATADHAAVPQVTFTSPEVASVGLTAAEAEKRGIRTRVVDYEIGWVAGATIHSEGYEGTARAVVDEDRHVLVGVTFVGTDVGELLHAATIAVTAEVPLERLWHAVPSYPTLSEVWLRLLETYGRPTA, encoded by the coding sequence ATGACCACCACCTACGACCTGATCGTCATCGGCGGCGGAGCGGTCGGCGAGAACGTCGCCGACCGCGCCGTGCAGGGCGGCCTCAGCACCGTGATCGTCGAGGCAGAGCTCGTCGGCGGCGAGTGCTCGTACTGGGCGTGCATGCCGTCGAAGGCGCTGCTGCGCGGCGGCGGAGTGCTCGACGTCGCCCAGCGCACGCCGGGCGTGCGCGAGATGCTGAGCGGCTCGATCGACGTGCCGCAGGTGCTGAAGCGGCGCAACTCGGTGACGAGCAACTGGAAGGACGACGGCCAACTCAAGTGGCTGGATTCCGCCCACATCGACCTCGTGCGCGGCCACGCCGTGTTCACAGGGCCGAAGGCGCTGCGCGTCACCGCTGCGGACGGCACGGTCACCGAGCTCACCGCGAACCACGCGATCGCGGTGTCGACCGGGTCGCTGCCGCTCATCCCCGACACCCCGGGCCTCGCCGAGGCCGAGCCGTGGGCGAGCCGCGAGGCGACGAGCGCGCAGGAGGTTCCCTCCTCGCTCGCGATCATCGGCGGCGGCGTGGTCGCGGCCGAGATGGCGACGGCGTACACCTCCCTCGGCGCATCCGTCACCCTCATCGCGCGCGGCAAGCTGCTCGCCAATCAGGAGCCGTTCGCCGGCGAGAAGGTCGCCGACGCACTCACGAAGGCGGGCGCGGACGTCAGGCTCGGCACGAGCGTCGAGCGGGTCGAGACGGCGGATTCCGGTGAGGGCCACACCCTCTTGCTCTCCGACGGCACCGCGATCACCGCGGAGAAGATCCTCGTCGCGACGGGCCGCGTGCCGCGTTCTGGCGACCTGGGGCTCGAGGCGATCGGCCTGCCGACCGGCGGCTGGCTGAAGACGGACGACTCGCTGCGCGTCCTCGACGCAGACGGCGCCCCCATCGACTGGCTGTACGCGGCCGGCGACATCACGGGCCGCGCCCTGCTCACCCACCAGGGCAAGTACCAGGCACGCATCGCCGGCGACGCGATCGCCGCCCGCGCCCTCGGTAGACCCGTCGACACGAGCCCGTGGGGCGTGCACTCCGCCACGGCCGACCACGCCGCGGTGCCGCAGGTCACCTTCACCTCCCCCGAGGTCGCCTCGGTCGGCCTCACCGCGGCCGAGGCCGAGAAGCGCGGCATCCGCACCCGCGTCGTCGACTACGAGATCGGCTGGGTCGCGGGCGCCACCATTCACTCCGAGGGCTACGAGGGCACGGCACGCGCCGTCGTCGACGAGGACCGTCATGTGCTCGTCGGCGTGACCTTCGTCGGCACGGATGTCGGCGAGCTCCTGCACGCCGCCACGATCGCCGTCACGGCCGAGGTGCCGCTCGAGCGGCTCTGGCATGCGGTGCCGTCGTATCCGACCCTGAGCGAGGTGTGGCTCAGGCTGCTCGAGACCTACGGACGCCCCACGGCATGA
- a CDS encoding ABC transporter ATP-binding protein → MTSVIEVSDLTKRFGSMTALDSISLTIPTDSITGLLGRNGAGKTTLMHVLTGQDFPTSGDARVFGKTPAENASVLQHIAFIKESQKYPDDFKPSHVFRSAPWFFENWDADFAAQLVEDFRLPTNRRIKKLSRGQLSAVGVIVGLASRAPLTFFDEPYLGLDAVARQIFYDRLLADYAEFPRTIVLSTHLIDEVANLLEHVVVIDQGRIILDAPAEELRGRAASIVGAKADIDAFVSRRRLDVLHRDELGSTASMLVDGVDEVVRLDALNSGLQLTPVSLQQLIVRRTGGALAQATDAGAPVAAAKDGVSRRARQGASR, encoded by the coding sequence ATGACCAGTGTGATCGAGGTCAGCGACCTCACCAAGCGCTTCGGCTCCATGACGGCGCTCGACAGCATCTCCCTCACGATCCCGACCGACTCCATCACGGGGCTGCTCGGCCGCAACGGCGCCGGCAAGACCACGCTCATGCACGTGCTGACCGGGCAGGACTTCCCGACCAGCGGCGACGCCCGCGTGTTCGGCAAGACGCCGGCCGAGAACGCGTCGGTGCTGCAGCACATCGCCTTCATCAAGGAGAGCCAGAAGTACCCGGACGACTTCAAGCCGTCGCACGTCTTCCGCTCCGCGCCCTGGTTCTTCGAGAACTGGGACGCCGACTTCGCCGCCCAGCTCGTCGAGGACTTCCGCCTTCCGACGAACCGCCGCATCAAGAAGCTCAGCCGCGGGCAGCTCTCCGCCGTCGGCGTCATCGTGGGTCTCGCGTCCCGCGCGCCGCTCACCTTCTTCGACGAGCCGTACCTCGGCCTCGACGCGGTGGCCCGCCAGATCTTCTACGACCGCCTGCTCGCCGACTACGCCGAGTTCCCGCGCACCATCGTGCTGTCGACCCACCTGATCGACGAGGTCGCGAACCTGCTCGAGCACGTGGTCGTGATCGACCAGGGCCGCATCATCCTCGACGCGCCGGCCGAGGAGCTGCGCGGCCGCGCCGCCAGCATCGTGGGAGCGAAGGCCGACATCGACGCGTTCGTGAGCCGCCGCCGGCTCGACGTGCTGCACCGCGACGAGCTGGGCTCCACGGCATCCATGCTCGTCGACGGCGTGGACGAGGTCGTGCGCCTCGACGCCCTCAACTCGGGTCTGCAGCTGACCCCGGTCAGCCTGCAGCAGCTCATCGTGCGCCGCACGGGCGGCGCGCTGGCGCAGGCGACGGATGCCGGCGCCCCCGTTGCCGCTGCGAAGGACGGCGTCTCGCGCCGCGCCCGGCAGGGGGCCTCGCGATGA
- a CDS encoding TetR/AcrR family transcriptional regulator: MPRSLRADAQANYERLLDVSARVFARDGADTSMKAIAAEAGVGIATLYRRFPTRDDLIEATYRSRTEQLCAAAPELLEHTEPIGALRDWMEQFVDYMLTKQGMADALPAILAARDGLRAHSREALLQAMTALVEAGVTAGRLRPDASPSDILMAIGGITLISGHESDRQLATRLIDQLLGGLLSRVAER, from the coding sequence ATGCCCCGCTCGTTGCGCGCAGACGCCCAGGCCAACTACGAACGGCTTCTCGACGTCTCGGCTCGGGTCTTCGCCCGCGACGGCGCCGACACCTCGATGAAGGCGATCGCCGCTGAGGCGGGCGTCGGCATCGCAACGCTCTACCGCCGCTTCCCGACCCGCGATGACCTGATCGAGGCCACCTATCGCAGCCGCACAGAGCAGCTGTGCGCCGCAGCGCCAGAACTGCTCGAACACACGGAGCCGATCGGAGCGCTCCGCGACTGGATGGAGCAGTTCGTCGACTACATGCTCACCAAGCAGGGCATGGCGGATGCGCTGCCCGCGATCCTCGCGGCCCGTGACGGCCTGCGCGCGCACAGCAGGGAAGCACTGCTGCAGGCGATGACCGCACTCGTCGAGGCGGGCGTCACAGCCGGCCGGCTGCGCCCCGACGCGTCCCCGTCAGACATCCTGATGGCGATCGGCGGGATCACCCTGATCAGCGGGCACGAGTCGGACCGACAGCTCGCCACCCGCCTCATCGACCAGTTGCTCGGCGGCCTGCTGTCGCGCGTGGCCGAGCGGTAG
- a CDS encoding amidase produces MTDDADELHEYSALEQWQLLQSGQVSPVELTEAYLERIETLNDRVGAFVTVLGEEALERARFVETSVPRTAPLWGLPLGDKDLWNRAGVPTGFGSRSRTGFVPDVSDEVVEQLDAAGAISLGKTAVPEFGMPAYTETLVGPPARNPWQLDLNAGGSSGGAAAAVAAGMLPFAPGSDGGGSIRIPAAACGLVGLKPGRGLVPSSLDLALPEGLVVNGSIARTTADAALLLDGMIGRNPDGTIGHHYALRAAGGDEPFLSAAVRGELGDGTKRFQLGVMTSSAWDAAYEITTSPEAQAALAAAVAALGELGHGIEETSLDPDPTYAPAFTAAWKAGAAAVPFVDEGFELDGPLMQWLVREGRALSAPELHSALVALRAFERRFIARLAPFDAVLTPTLAMTPRPNGWWDQADMAHNFEQQCQYTPFTSMVNVSGLPAISVPVHQTEATPDAPVGLPMGVQLIGRPGGERTLLALAAQLERKFRWRFRRPPVW; encoded by the coding sequence GTGACCGATGACGCCGATGAGCTGCACGAGTACAGCGCCCTTGAGCAGTGGCAGCTGCTGCAGTCGGGGCAGGTGAGCCCGGTCGAGCTGACCGAGGCGTATCTCGAGCGCATCGAGACGCTGAACGACCGCGTCGGCGCGTTCGTGACGGTCTTGGGGGAGGAGGCGCTCGAGCGCGCGCGATTCGTCGAGACCTCGGTGCCCAGAACGGCGCCGCTATGGGGTCTGCCGCTCGGCGACAAGGACCTGTGGAACCGGGCGGGCGTGCCGACCGGCTTCGGGTCGCGCTCGCGCACCGGGTTCGTGCCCGACGTCAGCGACGAGGTCGTCGAGCAGCTCGACGCAGCGGGAGCGATCAGCCTCGGCAAGACCGCGGTGCCCGAGTTCGGGATGCCGGCGTACACCGAGACCCTCGTCGGGCCGCCTGCGCGCAACCCGTGGCAGCTCGATCTGAACGCGGGCGGATCGAGCGGGGGAGCGGCGGCGGCCGTCGCCGCGGGAATGCTGCCGTTCGCCCCAGGGTCAGACGGCGGCGGGTCGATTCGTATTCCCGCAGCGGCATGCGGCCTCGTCGGGCTGAAGCCCGGCCGCGGGCTCGTCCCGTCGAGCCTCGACCTCGCGCTGCCCGAAGGGCTCGTCGTGAACGGCTCGATCGCGCGCACGACGGCGGACGCCGCGCTGCTGCTCGACGGCATGATCGGCCGGAACCCCGACGGGACGATCGGCCACCACTACGCCCTGCGCGCCGCCGGCGGCGATGAGCCGTTCCTGTCGGCCGCAGTTCGCGGCGAGCTCGGCGACGGCACGAAGCGGTTCCAGCTGGGCGTGATGACGAGCTCGGCATGGGACGCCGCCTACGAGATCACCACCTCGCCCGAGGCGCAGGCTGCGCTCGCCGCGGCGGTCGCCGCGCTCGGCGAGCTGGGCCACGGCATCGAGGAGACCTCGCTCGACCCGGACCCGACGTACGCCCCTGCGTTCACCGCCGCATGGAAGGCGGGCGCGGCAGCCGTTCCGTTCGTCGACGAGGGCTTCGAGCTCGACGGGCCGCTCATGCAGTGGCTCGTGCGCGAGGGCCGCGCACTGTCGGCCCCGGAACTGCACAGCGCCCTCGTCGCGCTGCGCGCGTTCGAGCGCCGCTTCATCGCGCGTCTCGCGCCGTTCGATGCGGTGCTCACACCGACGCTCGCCATGACCCCGCGGCCGAACGGCTGGTGGGACCAGGCGGACATGGCGCACAACTTCGAGCAGCAATGCCAGTACACGCCGTTCACGTCGATGGTGAACGTGTCGGGCCTGCCCGCGATCAGCGTGCCGGTTCACCAGACCGAGGCGACGCCGGATGCCCCGGTCGGCCTGCCCATGGGCGTGCAGCTCATCGGCCGCCCGGGTGGCGAGCGGACGCTGCTCGCACTCGCCGCGCAGCTCGAGCGGAAGTTCAGGTGGCGCTTCCGCCGCCCGCCGGTCTGGTGA
- a CDS encoding SDR family NAD(P)-dependent oxidoreductase has translation MSARVVVVTGASSGIGRETALAAAARGDHVAVVGRNPERTRAVAEAAGGEAYLADFDRLDDVRMLGADLLARYDRIDVLVNNAGGLVSEWEITGDGHERTVQSNVIAPFLLTELLLPRIEATAALRDTAPARVLATASMANRFGHIELDDLEWAERPYRRGWPVYAASKLAVVMWIRELAERLTGTGVAAYSVHPGMVATGFGGTSRLVRLGNALLAGHWGRSAASGAAPLIAFSSDFPVDAPSGTYFSRFTPFGPVAKQASDPELRRDLFEVLARLTRVRG, from the coding sequence GTGAGCGCACGCGTTGTCGTGGTCACCGGGGCGAGCTCGGGGATCGGCCGCGAGACGGCTCTGGCCGCCGCCGCGCGCGGCGATCACGTCGCGGTCGTCGGCCGCAACCCCGAGCGAACGCGTGCCGTCGCCGAGGCGGCGGGCGGCGAGGCATATCTCGCGGATTTCGACAGGCTCGACGATGTGCGGATGCTGGGCGCAGACCTGCTCGCCCGGTACGACCGCATCGATGTGCTCGTGAACAACGCGGGCGGGCTGGTCAGCGAGTGGGAGATCACCGGCGACGGCCACGAGCGCACCGTGCAGTCGAACGTCATCGCGCCGTTCCTGTTGACCGAGCTGCTGCTGCCGAGGATCGAGGCGACGGCCGCGCTGCGCGACACCGCCCCGGCGCGGGTGCTCGCGACCGCATCGATGGCGAACCGGTTCGGCCACATCGAGCTCGACGACCTGGAGTGGGCGGAGCGGCCGTACCGTCGCGGGTGGCCCGTGTACGCGGCATCCAAGCTGGCCGTCGTGATGTGGATCCGCGAGCTCGCCGAACGTCTCACGGGCACCGGGGTGGCCGCCTACTCGGTGCACCCCGGCATGGTGGCGACGGGCTTCGGCGGAACCTCGCGGCTCGTCAGACTCGGCAACGCCCTGCTCGCCGGCCACTGGGGCCGTTCGGCGGCGAGCGGCGCCGCCCCGCTCATCGCGTTCTCGAGCGACTTCCCGGTGGACGCCCCGAGCGGCACCTACTTCTCGCGGTTCACGCCGTTCGGGCCGGTCGCGAAGCAGGCCTCGGACCCCGAACTGCGCCGGGACCTCTTCGAGGTTCTCGCCCGGCTCACTCGCGTGCGCGGGTGA
- a CDS encoding Fe-S oxidoreductase, which yields MTFARLLSLPGFLFATAVGLVWGFLWSTGAVHVRHGLFVFTGMPKWTFGRGGSCVGACYLTAANAGDTVLEHEAVHKLQWQRYGMLFPLLYGIAGRDPLHNRFEIEAGLEKGGYV from the coding sequence ATGACCTTCGCCCGGCTTCTCTCGCTGCCAGGCTTCCTCTTCGCCACCGCCGTCGGCCTGGTCTGGGGCTTCCTGTGGTCGACGGGTGCGGTGCACGTGCGCCACGGCCTGTTCGTCTTCACGGGCATGCCGAAGTGGACTTTCGGCCGCGGCGGCTCGTGCGTCGGCGCCTGCTACCTGACCGCGGCGAACGCGGGCGACACGGTGCTCGAGCACGAGGCCGTGCACAAGCTGCAGTGGCAGCGCTACGGCATGCTCTTCCCGCTGCTCTACGGGATCGCCGGCCGCGACCCGCTGCACAACCGCTTCGAGATCGAGGCGGGGCTCGAGAAGGGCGGGTACGTGTGA
- a CDS encoding AraC family transcriptional regulator, whose protein sequence is MDLSRLAALIARHAPSGQTRIGDSAVISSVGREGPPEFSMTGTVFVLLARGGKRIAVGDQVHEYRPGQSFIASVDLPAVGSFFDATAERPALGFAVTLKPALVAELLLHPAAASLPRQPRAATPAAVSVAELTPGILDAVTRMAALAGSPDDVPVLAPLVERELTWLLLRGAHGPAVRQLGLADSSLNRVAHAVALLRERFAESIRIDELAAVARMSPSAFHRGFQAVTATSPIQFQKQLRLQEARVRLLAGGGDVAGVAYAVGYESPSQFSRDYKRQFGATPREHAAG, encoded by the coding sequence ATGGACCTCAGCCGGCTCGCCGCCCTGATCGCCCGGCACGCGCCGAGCGGGCAGACACGCATCGGCGACAGCGCGGTCATCTCATCGGTCGGGCGGGAAGGGCCGCCCGAGTTCTCCATGACCGGCACGGTGTTCGTGCTTCTCGCCCGCGGCGGCAAGCGCATCGCGGTCGGCGACCAGGTGCACGAATACCGCCCCGGCCAGTCGTTCATCGCCTCGGTCGACCTGCCGGCCGTTGGCAGCTTCTTCGACGCGACCGCGGAGAGACCCGCGCTCGGCTTCGCCGTCACCCTGAAACCCGCCCTCGTCGCCGAACTGCTGCTGCACCCGGCCGCCGCTTCGCTGCCGCGGCAGCCGCGCGCGGCGACACCGGCGGCGGTGTCGGTCGCCGAGCTCACTCCCGGCATTCTCGACGCCGTGACCCGGATGGCCGCCCTCGCCGGCAGCCCCGACGATGTGCCGGTGCTCGCCCCGCTCGTCGAGCGCGAGCTGACCTGGCTGCTCCTGCGCGGCGCTCACGGTCCGGCCGTGCGCCAGCTCGGCCTCGCCGACAGCAGCCTCAACCGGGTCGCGCACGCGGTCGCCTTGCTGCGCGAGCGCTTCGCGGAGAGCATCCGCATCGACGAGCTCGCGGCAGTGGCGCGCATGAGCCCGTCCGCGTTCCATCGCGGGTTCCAGGCCGTCACGGCCACGAGCCCGATCCAGTTCCAGAAGCAGCTGCGCCTGCAGGAGGCGCGTGTGCGCCTGCTCGCCGGCGGCGGCGACGTCGCCGGGGTGGCGTATGCCGTCGGCTACGAGAGCCCGTCGCAGTTCAGCCGTGACTACAAACGGCAGTTCGGCGCGACCCCGCGCGAGCACGCGGCGGGGTGA
- a CDS encoding SDR family NAD(P)-dependent oxidoreductase encodes MKVAVIIGGSAGIGQAAAAAVARQEYGVILTYRSHPEGADEVVAAIAAEGGTAVALPLDVGESASFPAFAEQVRAVLAETWQTDRIDALVNNAGVGEVAMLGEITDEHYDKLNRVLLKGPLFLTQALLPLVADGAAIVNTTSSSTHATGATPGYSVYAAMKGGLVVLTRYLAKELAVRGIRVNSVSPGVTRTRLGGDAFEKYPELIAPQAARTALGRIGEPADVGDVIAFLVTDQARWITGQDIEVSGGWDL; translated from the coding sequence ATGAAGGTCGCTGTCATCATCGGTGGGAGTGCGGGGATCGGGCAAGCGGCTGCTGCCGCGGTCGCGCGGCAGGAGTACGGGGTGATCCTCACCTATCGCAGTCACCCAGAGGGTGCAGACGAGGTCGTCGCGGCGATCGCGGCCGAGGGTGGCACAGCGGTCGCGTTGCCGCTCGACGTGGGCGAGTCCGCTTCGTTCCCTGCGTTTGCGGAACAGGTGCGTGCGGTGCTCGCGGAGACATGGCAGACCGACCGCATCGATGCGCTCGTCAACAACGCCGGTGTCGGCGAGGTTGCGATGCTGGGGGAGATCACGGATGAGCACTACGACAAACTCAACCGCGTGCTGCTCAAGGGACCGCTGTTCCTGACGCAGGCGCTGCTGCCGCTGGTCGCCGACGGAGCTGCGATCGTCAACACCACGAGTTCGTCGACACACGCCACCGGGGCGACGCCCGGGTATTCGGTCTACGCCGCGATGAAGGGCGGGCTGGTCGTGCTCACGCGGTACCTCGCGAAGGAGCTCGCTGTGCGCGGCATCCGGGTCAACTCGGTCTCCCCGGGGGTCACGCGTACCAGGCTCGGCGGCGACGCGTTCGAGAAGTACCCAGAGCTGATTGCGCCGCAGGCCGCGCGCACTGCCCTCGGTCGCATCGGCGAGCCGGCGGACGTCGGCGACGTCATTGCGTTCCTCGTGACGGATCAGGCGCGCTGGATCACGGGGCAGGACATCGAGGTCTCCGGCGGGTGGGACCTGTGA
- a CDS encoding MFS transporter: MTAADLRLPLRRIPDFRKLWVSNALGDVGAAFASLALSVTAVVALHAGAFEVAVITALGNGAYLFLGVPAGVWADRIPAKRLLVTADLARFFAIGSVPVAYLAHTLTVPHLMVAAAVTSAANVVFEVAHTTALPPVVGRDRVAHASAALQGADSTVNVVGPGIAGWLIALTSGPIAFIVTAVMHLGSSISAALISTPRTQVQASAHPPFWSSLRTGVTFVFRTPLQRTFVLAAATINFGAGFIAASYALFALRTLRLSAGEYGVILAIGAVGGILASLVAMRVRRAIGEIRTQLICYALIPVAFAPAPLAQHLPVPPAVSMTVAEFLLNLIIVVAAISSAGVYPRITPAALFGRATAARRTITMGVLPLGTLLGGVLGGSIGYAPTLWVGTGVIACSVLVLATSPIIGWRDLPTDLNLPD; the protein is encoded by the coding sequence ATGACCGCCGCAGACCTCCGCCTCCCTCTGCGGCGCATCCCCGACTTCCGGAAGCTCTGGGTCTCCAACGCGCTCGGCGACGTCGGCGCCGCGTTCGCGTCGCTGGCGCTCAGCGTCACCGCCGTCGTCGCCCTGCACGCGGGCGCGTTCGAGGTCGCGGTGATCACCGCGCTGGGAAACGGCGCATACCTGTTTCTCGGCGTGCCCGCTGGAGTATGGGCAGATCGGATTCCGGCGAAGCGCCTGCTCGTCACCGCGGACCTCGCCCGTTTCTTCGCGATCGGCAGTGTTCCTGTCGCGTACCTCGCGCACACACTGACGGTGCCGCACCTCATGGTCGCCGCCGCCGTCACGAGTGCGGCGAACGTCGTCTTCGAGGTCGCGCACACGACGGCGCTTCCGCCCGTCGTCGGCCGCGACCGGGTGGCTCACGCATCAGCCGCCTTGCAGGGCGCCGACTCGACCGTCAATGTCGTCGGCCCCGGCATCGCGGGCTGGCTGATCGCGCTGACCTCGGGCCCCATCGCCTTCATCGTCACCGCCGTGATGCACCTCGGCTCGTCGATCAGCGCGGCGCTCATCTCGACGCCGCGCACGCAGGTGCAGGCATCCGCTCACCCGCCGTTCTGGTCGTCGCTGCGCACCGGCGTGACGTTCGTGTTCCGCACGCCGCTGCAGCGCACCTTCGTGCTCGCCGCCGCGACCATCAACTTCGGCGCGGGATTCATCGCCGCGTCCTACGCGCTGTTCGCACTGCGCACGCTGCGGCTGAGCGCGGGGGAATACGGCGTGATCCTCGCGATCGGCGCTGTCGGCGGCATCCTCGCCTCGCTCGTCGCCATGCGCGTGCGGCGCGCGATCGGCGAGATCCGCACGCAGCTCATCTGCTACGCGCTCATTCCGGTCGCGTTCGCGCCGGCGCCGCTCGCGCAGCATCTGCCCGTGCCGCCCGCAGTCTCGATGACCGTCGCGGAGTTCCTGCTCAACCTGATCATCGTCGTCGCCGCGATCAGCAGCGCGGGCGTGTACCCGCGCATCACGCCGGCCGCCCTGTTCGGGCGCGCGACGGCCGCGCGCCGCACCATCACGATGGGGGTGCTTCCGCTCGGCACGCTGCTCGGCGGGGTGCTCGGGGGCTCGATCGGCTATGCGCCGACGCTGTGGGTCGGCACCGGAGTCATCGCCTGCAGCGTGCTCGTGCTCGCGACGTCGCCGATCATCGGGTGGCGCGATCTGCCGACGGACCTGAACCTGCCTGACTAG
- a CDS encoding GntR family transcriptional regulator: MIDEGKPIFLQIAEQIENEIIDGTLAEETQVPSTNEFAAFHRINPATAGKGVNLLVDEGVLYKKRGIGMFVATGARDTLVKKRRTQFVDDFVRPLLAEAEKLGIDPTTLNGLITDASAEASVSTITPTAATN; encoded by the coding sequence ATGATCGATGAAGGCAAGCCGATCTTCCTGCAGATCGCGGAGCAGATCGAGAACGAGATCATCGACGGCACCCTGGCCGAAGAGACCCAGGTTCCGTCGACGAACGAGTTCGCCGCCTTCCATCGCATCAACCCCGCCACGGCCGGCAAGGGCGTCAACCTGCTGGTCGACGAGGGCGTCCTCTACAAGAAGAGGGGGATCGGCATGTTCGTCGCCACCGGCGCTCGCGACACGCTCGTCAAGAAGCGCCGTACGCAGTTCGTGGACGACTTCGTGCGCCCCCTGCTCGCCGAGGCCGAGAAGCTCGGCATCGACCCGACGACCCTGAACGGCTTGATCACGGATGCGTCAGCCGAAGCATCCGTGTCAACCATCACCCCCACCGCAGCGACCAACTAG